The Solanum lycopersicum chromosome 6, SLM_r2.1 genome has a window encoding:
- the LOC101266520 gene encoding receptor-like protein Cf-9 homolog — translation MMMVTSKVFSSLQFFTVFYLFTVAFASTEEATALLKWKATFKNQNNSFLASWTTSSNACKDWYGVVCLNGRVNTLNITNASVIGTLYAFPFSSLPFLENLDLSNNNISGTIPPEIGNLTNLVYLDLNTNQISGTIPPQIGSLAKLQIIRIFNNHLNGFIPEEIGYLRSLTKLSLGINFLSGSIPASLGNMTNLSFLFLYENQLSGFIPEEIGYLRSLTKLSLDINFLSGSIPASLGNLNNLSFLYLYNNQLSGSIPEEIGYLRSLTYLDLGENALNGSIPASLGNLNNLSRLDLYNNKLSGSIPEEIGYLRSLTYLDLGENALNGSIPASLGNLNNLSRLDLYNNKLSGSIPEEIGYLRSLTYLDLGENALNGSIPASLGNLNNLSRLDLYNNKLSGSIPEEISYLRSLTYLDLGENALNGSIPASLGNLNNLSRLDLYNNKLSGSIPEEIGYLRSLTKLSLGNNFLSGSIPASLGNLNNLFMLYLYNNQLSGSIPEEIGYLSSLTNLYLGNNSLNGLIPASFGNMRNLQALFLNDNNLIGEIPSFVCNLTSLELLYMPRNNLKGKVPQCLGNISDLLVLSMSSNSFSGELPSSISNLTSLKILDFGRNNLEGAIPQCFGNISSLQVFDMQNNKLSGTLPTNFSIGCSLISLNLHGNELEDEIPWSLDNCKKLQVLDLGDNQLNDTFPMWLGTLPELRVLRLTSNKLHGPIRSSGAEIMFPDLRIIDLSRNAFSQDLPTSLFEHLKGMRTVDKTMEVPSYERYYDDSVVVVTKGLELEIVRILSLYTVIDLSSNKFEGHIPSVLGDLIAIRVLNVSHNALQGYIPSSLGSLSRVESLDLSFNQLSGEIPQQLASLTFLEFLNLSHNYLQGCIPQGPQFRTFESNSYEGNDGLRGYPVSKGCGKDPVSETNYTVSALEDQESNSKFFNDFWKAALMGYGSGLCIGISIIYFLISTGNLRWLARIIEELEHKIIMQRRKKQRGQRNYRRRNNRF, via the coding sequence ATGATGATGGTTACTAGCAAAGTATTCTCTTCACTTCAGTTTTTCACTGTTTTCTACCTCTTTACAGTTGCATTTGCTTCGACTGAGGAGGCAACTGCCCTCTTGAAATGGAAAGCAACTTTCAAGAACCAGAATAATTCCTTTTTGGCTTCATGGACGACAAGTTCTAATGCATGCAAGGACTGGTATGGAGTTGTATGCTTGAATGGTAGGGTAAACACGTTGAATATTACAAATGCCAGTGTCATTGGTACACTTTATGCTTTTCCATTTTCATCCCTCCCTTTTCTCGAGAATCTTGATCTTAGCAACAACAATATCTCTGGTACCATTCCACCTGAGATTGGTAATCTCACAAATCTTGTCTATCTTGACTTGAACACCAATCAGATTTCAGGAACAATTCCACCACAAATCGGTTCACTAGCCAAGCTTCAGATCATCCGCATATTTAACAATCATTTAAATGGCTTTATTCCTGAAGAAATAGGTTACCTAAGGTCTCTTACTAAGCTATCTTTGGGTATCAACTTTCTTAGTGGTTCTATTCCTGCTTCATTGGGCAATATGACCAActtgtcttttttatttctttatgaaAATCAGCTTTCTGGCTTTATTCCTGAAGAAATAGGTTACCTAAGGTCTCTTACTAAGCTATCTTTGGATATCAACTTTCTTAGTGGTTCCATTCCTGCTTCATTGGGGAATCTGAACAACTTGTCTTTTTTGTATCTTTACAATAATCAGCTTTCTGGCTCTATTCCTGAAGAAATAGGTTACCTAAGGTCTCTTACTTACCTAGATTTGGGTGAGAATGCTCTTAATGGCTCTATTCCTGCTTCATTGGGGAATCTAAACAACTTGTCTAGGTTGGATCTTTACAATAATAAGCTTTCTGGCTCTATTCCTGAAGAAATAGGTTACCTAAGGTCTCTTACTTACCTAGATTTGGGTGAGAATGCTCTTAATGGCTCTATTCCTGCTTCATTGGGGAATCTAAACAACTTGTCTAGGTTGGATCTTTACAATAATAAGCTTTCTGGCTCTATTCCTGAAGAAATAGGTTACCTAAGGTCTCTTACTTACCTAGATTTGGGTGAGAATGCTCTTAATGGCTCTATTCCTGCTTCATTGGGGAATCTAAACAACTTGTCTAGGTTGGATCTTTACAATAATAAGCTTTCTGGCTCTATTCCTGAAGAAATAAGTTACCTAAGGTCTCTTACTTACCTAGATTTGGGTGAGAATGCTCTTAATGGCTCTATTCCTGCTTCATTGGGGAATCTAAACAACTTGTCTAGGTTGGATCTTTACAATAATAAGCTTTCTGGCTCTATTCCTGAAGAAATAGGTTACCTAAGGTCTCTTACTAAACTATCTTTGGGTAACAACTTTCTTAGTGGTTCTATTCCTGCTTCATTGGGGAATCTGAACAACTTGTTTATGTTGTATCTTTACAATAATCAGCTTTCTGGCTCTATTCCTGAAGAAATAGGTTACTTGAGTTCTCTTACTAATCTATATTTGGGTAATAACTCTCTTAATGGACTTATTCCTGCTTCATTCGGCAATATGAGAAATCTGCAAGCTCTGTTTCTCAATGATAACAATCTCATTGGGGAAATTCCTTCATTTGTGTGCAATTTAACATCACTAGAACTGTTGTATATGCCGAGAAACAATTTGAAGGGAAAAGTTCCGCAATGTTTGGGTAATATCAGTGACCTTCTGGTTTTGTCAATGTCATCTAATAGTTTCAGTGGAGAGCTCCCTTCATCTATTTCCAATTTAACATCACTAAAAATACTTGATTTTGGCAGAAACAATCTGGAGGGAGCAATACCACAATGTTTTGGCAATATTAGTAGCCTCCAGGTTTTTGATATGCAGAATAACAAACTTTCTGGGACTCTTCCAACAAATTTTAGCATTGGATGTTCACTGATAAGTCTCAACTTGCATGGCAATGAACTAGAGGATGAAATCCCTTGGTCTTTGGACAATTGCAAAAAGCTGCAAGTTCTTGATTTAGGAGACAATCAACTCAACGACACATTTCCCATGTGGTTGGGAACTTTGCCAGAGCTGAGAGTTTTAAGGTTGACATCGAATAAATTGCATGGACCTATAAGATCATCAGGGGCTGAAATCATGTTTCCTGATCTTCGAATCATAGATCTCTCTCGCAATGCATTCTCGCAAGACTTACCAACGAGTCTATTTGAACATTTGAAAGGGATGAGGACAGTTGATAAAACAATGGAGGTACCAAGTTATGAAAGATATTACGATGACTCGGTGGTAGTTGTGACAAAGGGATTGGAGCTTGAAATTGTGAGAATTTTGTCTTTGTACACAGTTATCGATCTTTCAAGCAACAAATTTGAAGGACATATTCCTTCTGTCCTGGGAGATCTCATAGCGATCCGTGTGCTTAATGTATCTCATAATGCATTGCAAGGCTATATACCATCATCACTTGGAAGTTTATCTAGAGTGGAATCACTAGACCTTTCGTTTAACCAACTTTCTGGAGAGATACcacaacaacttgcttctcttACGTTTCTTGAATTCCTAAATCTCTCCCACAATTATCTCCAAGGATGCATCCCTCAAGGACCTCAATTCCGTACCTTTGAGAGCAATTCATATGAAGGTAATGATGGATTACGTGGATATCCAGTTTCAAAAGGTTGTGGCAAAGATCCTGTGTCAGAGACAAACTATACAGTGTCTGCGCTAGAAGATCAAGAAAGCAATTCTAaatttttcaatgatttttggAAAGCAGCTCTGATGGGCTATGGAAGTGGACTGTGTATTGGCATATCCATAATATATTTCTTGATCTCGACTGGAAATCTAAGATGGCTTGCAAGAATCATTGAAGAACTGGAACACAAAATTATTATGCAAAGGAGGAAGAAGCAGCGAGGTCAAAGAAATTACAGAAGAAGAAATAATCGCTTCTAG